From the endosymbiont of Bathymodiolus septemdierum str. Myojin knoll genome, one window contains:
- the lgt gene encoding prolipoprotein diacylglyceryl transferase, translating to MTYPDINPIALDLGFIQIYWYGIMYLLAFLSAYLLANHRTKQLDNWHKEQIEDLIFYGAIGVVVGGRLGYILFYNLSAFVADPLSVFAVQNGGMSFHGGFLGVAFSMWLFNRKYNKTFFSTMDFVAPLVPLGLGFGRLGNFINSELWGKVTTSPFGMFIQEQGVTRYPSQLYEAFLEGFILFVILWIFSNKSRAPMTISALFLIFYGLFRFVIEFVRVPDVQLGYLAFDWLTMGQLLSLPMVVLGVILLLKANKK from the coding sequence ATGACTTATCCCGATATAAACCCCATCGCATTAGACTTAGGATTTATCCAGATTTATTGGTACGGTATTATGTATCTACTGGCATTTTTAAGTGCCTATCTATTAGCAAATCATCGCACTAAGCAATTAGACAACTGGCACAAAGAGCAAATAGAGGATTTAATCTTTTATGGTGCGATTGGTGTGGTTGTCGGTGGCCGTTTGGGCTATATATTGTTTTATAATCTTAGTGCTTTCGTTGCAGACCCACTGTCTGTCTTTGCCGTGCAAAACGGTGGTATGTCATTTCACGGGGGATTTTTAGGGGTTGCCTTTTCAATGTGGTTGTTTAATCGAAAATATAACAAAACTTTTTTTTCAACAATGGACTTTGTTGCGCCATTGGTACCGTTGGGTTTAGGGTTTGGTCGTCTTGGTAATTTTATTAACAGTGAGCTTTGGGGCAAGGTAACCACCAGTCCATTTGGAATGTTTATTCAAGAACAAGGGGTTACCCGTTACCCGTCACAATTATATGAAGCTTTTTTAGAGGGCTTTATTTTGTTTGTGATACTCTGGATATTCAGCAATAAATCTCGTGCGCCGATGACAATTTCTGCATTATTTCTAATCTTTTATGGGCTATTTAGGTTTGTTATTGAATTTGTTAGGGTACCCGATGTTCAGCTAGGGTATTTAGCGTTTGATTGGCTGACTATGGGTCAGTTGCTCAGTTTGCCAATGGTTGTATTGGGTGTCATTCTTCTCTTAAAAGCGAATAAAAAATAA
- the thyA gene encoding thymidylate synthase, translated as MKAYIDIGRRILDEGVWISNTRTGQKTLTVIGATFEHDLSDGTVPVVTTKKLFWKSAIAEMLGYLRGYSSAAQFRALGCNTWNANANDNKAWLGNPHRLGKDDMGLCYGVIGRAFPGIEDDKPLDQYKKIVTDLSNGIDDRREIMTFNHPNLTHRACLPACMHTHHFNLLGDDLYIESYQRSSDFALGQPFNHLQVAFLLLITAQITGKKASIMRHHLSNVHLYENQVEIFKNQQINREPMALPSLKINPNIKSLEDLETWVTMEDFELVNYKHHEAIKYPFTI; from the coding sequence ATGAAAGCCTATATTGATATTGGGAGACGAATTTTAGATGAGGGCGTGTGGATTTCTAACACGCGCACGGGTCAAAAAACGCTGACGGTTATTGGCGCTACTTTTGAGCATGATTTATCCGATGGCACTGTACCTGTTGTCACCACTAAGAAGCTTTTTTGGAAGTCTGCCATCGCTGAAATGCTCGGATATTTGCGTGGCTATAGTAGCGCTGCACAATTTAGAGCGCTTGGTTGTAACACCTGGAATGCCAATGCCAATGATAATAAAGCTTGGTTAGGCAATCCACATCGCTTGGGTAAAGACGATATGGGCTTATGTTACGGCGTTATAGGGCGAGCGTTTCCAGGTATTGAAGACGATAAGCCATTAGACCAGTATAAAAAAATTGTTACCGATTTATCAAATGGCATTGATGACAGACGCGAAATTATGACCTTTAATCATCCAAATCTTACACACCGCGCTTGTTTGCCGGCTTGTATGCATACGCATCACTTTAATTTATTGGGCGATGATTTGTACATTGAGAGTTATCAGCGAAGTAGTGATTTTGCTTTAGGACAGCCTTTTAACCACTTACAAGTCGCATTTTTATTATTGATTACCGCACAAATAACAGGCAAAAAGGCTTCGATCATGCGTCACCACTTGTCTAATGTGCACCTTTACGAAAACCAAGTAGAAATTTTCAAAAACCAGCAGATTAATCGCGAGCCAATGGCGTTACCTTCTCTTAAAATTAATCCAAACATTAAATCTTTGGAAGATTTAGAGACTTGGGTGACAATGGAGGATTTTGAATTAGTCAACTATAAACACCATGAAGCGATTAAGTACCCATTTACTATTTAA
- a CDS encoding zinc ribbon domain-containing protein YjdM translates to MSLPSCPKCHSEYVYEDGNLLICPECAYEFTAADLAEEKVVIKDSNGNILVDGDTVTVIKDLKVKGTSTSVKVGTKVKNIRLCDGDHDIDCKIPGFGAMKLKSEFVKKV, encoded by the coding sequence ATGAGTTTACCAAGTTGCCCAAAATGCCATTCTGAATATGTTTACGAAGACGGCAATCTTTTAATTTGTCCAGAGTGCGCGTATGAATTTACCGCTGCCGATTTGGCGGAAGAGAAGGTTGTCATTAAAGATTCTAATGGCAATATATTGGTTGATGGTGATACAGTAACTGTCATTAAAGACTTGAAAGTTAAAGGCACATCAACTTCTGTTAAAGTTGGCACAAAGGTTAAAAACATTCGTCTTTGTGATGGCGACCATGATATTGATTGTAAAATTCCTGGCTTTGGGGCAATGAAACTTAAATCTGAGTTTGTCAAGAAAGTTTAA
- a CDS encoding thioredoxin family protein — MRIFFLIFILLSSHAYTAERKVVKDEPIPNWFKTTFMDFSEDLEEANENNRHIMIYFHQNGCPYCAKLVRDNFHDKPLVEKLKKNFDSIEVNMFGNRDLNDWMGREFSEKEFAVQMKIQFTPTLVFLNAKGKTLLRLNGYQSIKKMHATLGYISNKIYLKKSYVSYLSDLKKNKTGVLNANVHFESGPHLLMRNQTIPAQKVLAVFFEEPNCEECNNFHKNIMPLKQTQEYLKQMQVVRFNAFSDEKLITPTGKRTTAKDWYESLNLTYAPAVVFFDQYGKEIIRKDAFLKQFHWLSILEYVASADYKHQPEFQRYIIERGDRLRAQGVEVDIWK, encoded by the coding sequence ATGCGTATTTTCTTTCTTATCTTTATCCTACTCTCTTCCCATGCTTACACTGCAGAAAGGAAAGTTGTCAAAGATGAGCCCATTCCAAATTGGTTCAAAACTACCTTTATGGATTTTTCCGAAGATTTAGAAGAGGCTAATGAAAATAATCGCCATATAATGATTTACTTTCATCAAAATGGCTGCCCCTATTGCGCCAAACTGGTGCGAGATAATTTCCACGATAAACCCTTAGTCGAAAAACTCAAAAAGAACTTTGACTCTATTGAAGTCAATATGTTTGGTAATCGTGACTTAAATGATTGGATGGGCAGGGAATTTTCTGAAAAAGAATTTGCAGTGCAGATGAAAATACAATTTACGCCAACGCTTGTATTTTTAAACGCAAAAGGCAAAACTTTATTGCGCCTCAACGGCTACCAATCTATTAAAAAAATGCATGCCACTTTGGGCTATATCAGCAATAAAATCTACCTCAAAAAATCTTATGTTAGTTATTTAAGTGATTTGAAGAAAAATAAAACAGGCGTACTAAATGCCAATGTACACTTCGAATCCGGTCCACATTTATTAATGCGTAATCAAACAATCCCTGCACAGAAAGTGTTGGCAGTATTTTTTGAAGAGCCAAACTGCGAAGAATGTAATAATTTTCACAAAAATATAATGCCACTAAAACAAACACAAGAATACTTAAAGCAAATGCAAGTTGTGCGTTTTAATGCATTCTCTGATGAAAAACTCATTACCCCTACGGGCAAACGCACCACCGCTAAAGATTGGTACGAATCTCTTAATTTAACCTATGCACCTGCGGTCGTATTTTTTGACCAATATGGTAAGGAAATCATCCGAAAAGATGCGTTTCTCAAGCAATTTCATTGGCTCAGTATTTTAGAATATGTGGCTTCAGCCGACTACAAACATCAACCAGAATTCCAACGCTATATCATTGAACGCGGAGATAGACTGCGCGCCCAAGGAGTGGAAGTAGATATTTGGAAGTGA
- the cas6 gene encoding type I-MYXAN CRISPR-associated protein Cas6/Cmx6 → MFWQEDIKEEHFTLPSSIQDAVFSIRSKILPMDHAYLLSQALLKHLPWLAEVNAGIFDISVADGNGWEQDESGLYYPSKRSRLNIRVPQEKLKETQALSGTTLDLGEYSIKLIKALDSKLMSDMQIVFAKRVACDKGVSEEAFLQTSFNQLQALGIQPKKMMAGLERNIETPNGTIHTRSLMVASLRKAESVTLQEQGIGEHRLLGCGLFLPQKGIESVNAV, encoded by the coding sequence ATGTTTTGGCAAGAAGATATCAAAGAAGAACATTTTACGCTTCCTTCGAGCATTCAAGATGCCGTGTTTTCCATTCGTTCAAAAATCTTACCAATGGACCATGCCTATCTTCTATCGCAAGCCCTACTTAAACACCTGCCTTGGCTAGCAGAAGTCAATGCGGGTATCTTCGACATTAGCGTTGCTGATGGCAATGGCTGGGAGCAAGACGAATCAGGGCTGTACTACCCCTCTAAACGCTCAAGACTCAACATCCGTGTACCACAAGAAAAACTAAAAGAAACGCAGGCATTATCAGGAACAACGCTTGATTTAGGTGAATACAGTATTAAGCTCATTAAAGCATTAGATTCAAAACTAATGAGCGATATGCAAATCGTCTTTGCCAAACGCGTAGCCTGTGATAAAGGCGTCAGCGAAGAAGCGTTCCTACAAACTTCTTTCAATCAACTTCAAGCGCTCGGCATTCAACCAAAAAAAATGATGGCAGGATTAGAAAGAAACATAGAAACCCCTAATGGCACTATCCATACCCGCTCATTAATGGTCGCCAGCCTACGCAAAGCCGAATCCGTAACTCTACAAGAACAAGGTATCGGCGAGCATCGCTTATTAGGTTGTGGATTATTTTTACCTCAAAAAGGTATTGAATCAGTAAATGCGGTCTGA
- the rnc gene encoding ribonuclease III, translating into MDKLQKKINYQFKDINLLKQALTHRSVGKNNNERLEFLGDSILGVVVARELYQRFSGIGEGKLSRFKSYVVRGQTLGLIAAELKLSNLLILGSGELKSGGHNRKSIQADAVEAILGAIFLEAGYKTVSEVILDLFKVYLDDINPNDTLKDFKTKLQERLQKFRQTLPQYTLVKTTGKDHNALFTVRCLLQDQKIQVEQEAKSIKRAEQMCAEILLEKL; encoded by the coding sequence ATGGATAAATTACAGAAAAAAATTAATTATCAATTTAAAGACATAAACTTGTTGAAACAGGCGTTGACGCATCGTAGTGTCGGTAAAAACAACAATGAGCGTTTAGAGTTCTTAGGTGATAGTATTTTAGGCGTGGTGGTTGCACGAGAGTTGTATCAGCGTTTTTCAGGGATTGGCGAAGGTAAATTATCTCGTTTTAAATCTTATGTGGTGAGGGGTCAAACTTTAGGATTAATTGCCGCAGAGCTTAAATTATCAAATTTATTGATTTTAGGATCAGGCGAATTAAAAAGTGGCGGGCACAATCGAAAATCTATTCAAGCTGATGCGGTTGAGGCGATTTTGGGCGCTATTTTTTTAGAGGCTGGATATAAAACAGTGAGCGAAGTGATTTTGGATTTATTCAAAGTTTATCTTGATGACATTAATCCAAATGATACTTTGAAAGATTTTAAAACAAAATTACAAGAGCGCCTACAGAAATTTAGGCAAACCTTACCACAATATACTTTGGTTAAAACCACAGGTAAAGATCATAATGCCTTATTTACGGTTAGATGCCTATTGCAAGATCAGAAAATACAAGTTGAGCAAGAAGCTAAGAGCATCAAAAGAGCTGAGCAGATGTGTGCTGAAATTTTATTGGAGAAATTATGA
- the era gene encoding GTPase Era has protein sequence MNHQAGFIAVIGRPNVGKSTLTNELIGQKLSITSHRPQTTRHRIHAIDTTDDYQMVFVDTPGMHMGNAKAINAYMNRAASSTINDVDIILWLVEVGKWTKEDARVLGHMRKAEVPVILCVNKIDKLKSNHEVLPFLKKIGEKYQPSALFPLSAFKKNDTNALRRLILKYLPEQENIFDADYITDRSEKFVVAEFIREKLMRHLEDELPYDLTVEIEQYELDGKMQRIAARILVEKNSQKNIVIGKKGEMLKLIGTEARQSLEDFLERKVFLKLWVKVSTGWSDDKRALLSLGYD, from the coding sequence ATGAATCATCAGGCAGGATTTATTGCCGTTATCGGTCGTCCAAATGTTGGAAAATCTACTTTGACGAATGAACTTATTGGTCAAAAACTTTCCATCACCTCGCACCGTCCACAAACTACCCGCCATCGTATTCATGCTATTGACACCACCGATGATTATCAGATGGTTTTTGTGGATACACCGGGAATGCACATGGGTAATGCTAAGGCGATTAATGCCTATATGAATAGGGCGGCAAGCTCAACTATTAATGATGTGGATATTATTTTATGGCTGGTTGAGGTGGGTAAATGGACCAAAGAAGATGCGCGTGTTTTAGGGCATATGCGTAAGGCCGAAGTGCCAGTCATTCTTTGTGTTAACAAAATTGATAAGTTAAAATCTAACCACGAAGTTCTGCCTTTCTTGAAAAAAATTGGAGAAAAATACCAGCCGAGTGCACTGTTTCCACTTTCGGCCTTTAAGAAAAATGATACCAACGCTCTGCGTAGATTGATTCTGAAATATTTACCGGAGCAAGAAAATATTTTTGATGCAGATTATATTACCGACAGAAGTGAAAAATTTGTCGTCGCTGAGTTCATCCGTGAAAAACTGATGCGCCATTTAGAAGACGAATTACCATACGATTTAACGGTTGAAATTGAACAGTACGAATTAGACGGAAAAATGCAAAGAATTGCTGCCAGAATTTTGGTTGAAAAAAATTCACAAAAAAACATCGTTATCGGTAAAAAAGGCGAAATGTTGAAACTCATCGGCACCGAAGCTCGTCAAAGTCTTGAAGATTTTTTGGAGCGTAAGGTATTTCTAAAACTGTGGGTTAAAGTTTCCACAGGTTGGTCAGATGACAAACGCGCACTGCTTTCTCTAGGTTATGACTAA
- the recO gene encoding DNA repair protein RecO: MTKVDLTPAFLIHRRAFKDTSLLLDFFTQEHGSIRLVGRGLRKSKTSLQMFQQMNISFSGRGELKALTGWETDDQPRNLPGETLILGIYANELIYRLLQSQDPHPALFEVYKNFIHQLTGLEKQSQHWLLRMFENNLLSELGYGLDFLTDVDGNEINEKSYYDYQAQSGFLLSSAGKISGKLIHLLSAENLLDLPDTEQLTVCRNLNRARLQPLLGDKPLQSRSLFFTAHKI, encoded by the coding sequence ATGACTAAGGTAGATTTAACCCCTGCCTTTTTAATTCACCGTAGGGCATTTAAAGATACTTCTTTATTATTAGATTTTTTCACTCAAGAACACGGCAGTATTCGTCTTGTTGGTCGGGGGCTTCGTAAGTCAAAAACATCTTTGCAAATGTTTCAACAGATGAATATTTCGTTTTCTGGACGAGGAGAGTTAAAAGCCTTAACGGGTTGGGAGACGGATGACCAGCCAAGGAATTTACCCGGCGAAACTTTGATTTTGGGTATATATGCGAATGAATTAATATACAGATTATTACAAAGCCAAGACCCACACCCAGCGTTGTTTGAAGTGTATAAAAATTTTATTCATCAATTAACTGGCTTGGAAAAACAATCACAGCACTGGTTACTGAGAATGTTCGAGAATAATTTACTTTCTGAATTAGGCTACGGATTGGATTTTTTGACAGATGTGGATGGCAATGAAATCAATGAAAAATCTTATTATGATTATCAAGCTCAATCTGGTTTTTTGTTGAGTAGTGCAGGTAAAATATCAGGTAAATTGATTCACTTGTTGTCGGCAGAAAACTTATTAGACCTGCCAGATACCGAGCAATTAACCGTATGTAGAAATTTAAACAGAGCAAGATTACAACCTTTGTTAGGCGACAAACCCCTACAAAGTCGTTCTTTGTTCTTTACAGCACACAAAATATGA
- the pdxJ gene encoding pyridoxine 5'-phosphate synthase has product MSIYLGVNIDHIATIRQARGTNYPSPVEGALLCERSGADSITLHLREDRRHIQDYDVEILREKLTTKMNLEMATTDEMIAIASKIKPEDCCLVPEKREELTTEGGLDVAGQIPRMTDVCAQLKNANIIVSLFIDAQKNQIDAAKECGAPVIELHTGHYADTMGVEKVAEFERIKTMATYAHSIGLQVNAGHGLTMENTTEIAKLPEIKELNIGHAIIARAIFIGLAAATQEMKDLIIGARA; this is encoded by the coding sequence ATGAGTATTTATTTAGGCGTTAACATTGACCACATTGCCACCATTCGTCAAGCACGAGGCACAAACTATCCATCCCCTGTTGAGGGTGCATTGCTATGCGAACGCTCAGGGGCAGACAGTATTACCTTGCATTTGCGTGAAGATAGGCGTCATATTCAAGATTACGATGTAGAAATCTTGCGTGAAAAACTCACCACTAAAATGAATTTAGAAATGGCAACCACCGATGAAATGATTGCCATTGCAAGCAAAATTAAGCCAGAGGATTGTTGTTTAGTCCCCGAAAAACGCGAAGAATTAACCACAGAAGGGGGGCTGGATGTTGCCGGTCAAATCCCAAGAATGACGGATGTTTGCGCTCAACTTAAAAATGCAAACATCATTGTTTCTTTATTTATTGATGCACAAAAAAACCAAATTGATGCCGCTAAAGAATGTGGTGCACCTGTTATTGAGTTGCATACCGGGCATTATGCCGACACAATGGGCGTTGAAAAAGTTGCTGAATTTGAGCGTATTAAAACCATGGCAACTTACGCACACTCAATTGGCTTACAAGTCAACGCAGGACACGGTTTAACCATGGAAAATACCACAGAAATTGCCAAACTGCCTGAAATCAAAGAATTGAATATTGGACACGCCATTATTGCCAGGGCGATATTCATCGGGCTAGCGGCAGCCACACAAGAAATGAAAGATTTAATAATAGGAGCCAGAGCGTGA
- the acpS gene encoding holo-ACP synthase, whose product MIYGIGTDIVLIERVAHILRKNRDGFVKRILSEHEQALFANKGDSAAYCAKRFAAKEAFAKALGTGIGKIVGFHDLTVRNNEEGKPYFIPSERLRLYLVDKGIKQAHLSLSDEKINAVAFVILEKE is encoded by the coding sequence GTGATTTACGGCATAGGCACAGACATTGTTCTTATTGAGCGTGTTGCACACATTCTCAGAAAAAACCGAGACGGCTTTGTTAAGCGCATTTTATCCGAACACGAACAAGCCTTATTTGCCAACAAAGGCGACAGCGCCGCCTATTGTGCCAAGCGTTTCGCCGCCAAAGAAGCCTTTGCTAAAGCCCTAGGTACGGGCATTGGTAAAATCGTCGGTTTCCACGACTTAACCGTTCGTAACAATGAAGAAGGTAAGCCTTACTTTATTCCTAGTGAAAGATTACGCCTGTATTTAGTAGATAAAGGCATCAAACAAGCCCATCTTAGCCTCTCTGATGAAAAAATCAACGCCGTCGCTTTTGTTATCTTAGAAAAAGAGTAA
- a CDS encoding pentapeptide repeat-containing protein, translating to MSLSKILAISIKTKMIRTIILKWRFFSLALSSLLGVILSKYCHSLLYKFITNANVAPETTPLLFVLLALPTGALLWFFRTHDTRENIHQNDLFDALKMLTDDMVVCREIATQRLIDLTEKVPEYKRNVKLSFIKALKSFSKKNLGNNKWERRTYAQHILKWFNDNNYTAEELDLNGCIFDLQDFTIEKRTSDLFKLFTQKQFKDIKFNDANLQGVNLKNVKFEQASLEDAKLQNSDLQGAILPKILMDINFQGANLQGVDLSNRELKRVNFQGSNLKNTNLSGASLSEVNFDGTDLKG from the coding sequence ATGTCATTATCAAAAATACTAGCTATTTCTATAAAAACTAAAATGATAAGAACTATAATCCTAAAGTGGCGCTTTTTTTCTTTAGCTTTAAGTAGCTTATTAGGGGTTATTCTTTCAAAATATTGTCACTCACTCCTATATAAGTTCATTACAAATGCTAATGTTGCACCAGAAACCACACCACTGCTTTTTGTGTTGTTGGCTTTGCCAACTGGTGCATTATTATGGTTTTTTCGAACTCATGATACTCGTGAAAATATCCATCAAAACGACTTGTTTGATGCTTTGAAAATGCTAACTGATGATATGGTCGTTTGTCGTGAAATTGCAACACAAAGGTTGATTGATTTAACAGAAAAAGTGCCTGAATATAAAAGAAATGTAAAGCTTTCTTTTATTAAAGCACTCAAAAGTTTTTCAAAAAAAAATCTTGGTAACAATAAATGGGAAAGAAGAACTTATGCTCAACATATATTAAAATGGTTTAACGATAATAACTACACAGCAGAAGAGCTTGATTTGAATGGCTGCATATTTGATTTACAAGACTTTACGATTGAAAAGCGCACATCAGACCTATTTAAACTATTCACACAAAAGCAATTTAAAGATATTAAATTCAATGACGCTAATTTGCAAGGAGTTAATTTAAAAAATGTAAAATTTGAGCAAGCTAGTTTAGAAGATGCAAAATTACAAAACTCTGATTTACAAGGGGCTATTCTACCAAAAATATTGATGGATATAAATTTTCAGGGTGCTAATTTACAAGGTGTAGACCTATCAAATAGAGAATTAAAGAGAGTTAACTTTCAAGGATCAAACTTGAAAAATACAAATTTATCAGGAGCTAGTTTGTCTGAGGTTAATTTTGATGGAACTGATTTGAAAGGTTAG
- the ubiG gene encoding bifunctional 2-polyprenyl-6-hydroxyphenol methylase/3-demethylubiquinol 3-O-methyltransferase UbiG has protein sequence MSNVDLNEVEKFSDLASRWWDKNSEFKPLHDINPLRLNYIKEKCGGSLKGKKILDVGCGGGILAEALALEGAIVTGIDMAEAGLEVAKLHLLESGLDIDYQKIPVEDFAKDNAETYDIVTCLEMLEHVPDPSSIIKACSEIVKPGGQVFFSTLNRNAKSYLFAIVGAEYILKLLPKGTHDWDKFIQPSEMDEWARHSGLTLKSMIGMTYNLFTKIYKLEDDVSVNYLCHYQKY, from the coding sequence ATGAGCAATGTAGACTTAAACGAAGTTGAAAAGTTTTCCGATTTGGCATCTCGCTGGTGGGATAAGAATTCTGAATTTAAACCTCTGCATGACATTAATCCTCTACGCCTCAACTACATTAAAGAAAAATGTGGTGGCAGTTTAAAAGGCAAGAAAATCCTTGATGTTGGCTGTGGTGGCGGTATTTTGGCGGAAGCATTAGCGCTTGAAGGCGCGATTGTGACAGGTATTGATATGGCAGAAGCAGGTTTGGAAGTGGCAAAATTGCACTTACTTGAATCAGGCTTAGACATTGATTATCAAAAAATCCCCGTAGAAGATTTCGCTAAAGACAATGCGGAAACTTATGACATTGTCACTTGTCTAGAAATGCTAGAGCATGTTCCAGACCCAAGCTCCATCATTAAAGCCTGTAGTGAAATCGTCAAACCTGGTGGACAAGTATTCTTTTCAACGCTAAATCGTAATGCAAAATCGTATCTATTCGCCATCGTTGGTGCAGAATATATCCTTAAATTGTTACCAAAAGGCACTCACGACTGGGATAAATTTATCCAACCCAGTGAAATGGATGAATGGGCAAGACATTCAGGTTTAACCCTAAAAAGTATGATTGGCATGACTTACAATCTCTTTACGAAGATCTATAAATTAGAAGACGATGTGAGTGTAAATTATCTATGTCATTATCAAAAATACTAG
- a CDS encoding peroxiredoxin: MDKVQPITCVATSDLTVNIPDTQGRNIVLYFYPKDATPGCTTEGQDFRDNHQAFVDANSVIYGVSKDDLAKHEKFKAKQEFPFELIADTEGELCEAFGVWQLKKFMGKEYMGIVRSTFVIDANGNVLKSWDKVKVKGHVDEVLAFVKTL, encoded by the coding sequence ATGGATAAAGTTCAACCAATTACCTGTGTCGCTACCAGCGATTTAACAGTCAATATTCCCGATACCCAGGGGCGCAACATTGTTTTATATTTCTACCCAAAAGATGCCACCCCAGGTTGCACCACTGAGGGGCAAGATTTTAGAGACAATCACCAAGCATTTGTTGATGCCAATAGCGTTATTTACGGCGTGTCAAAAGACGATTTAGCCAAACATGAAAAATTCAAAGCCAAGCAAGAATTTCCGTTTGAGTTGATTGCTGATACCGAAGGTGAATTGTGCGAAGCCTTTGGCGTTTGGCAATTGAAGAAATTTATGGGCAAGGAATATATGGGCATTGTGCGCTCTACTTTTGTGATCGATGCTAACGGTAATGTTTTAAAATCTTGGGACAAGGTCAAAGTTAAAGGTCATGTTGACGAAGTTTTGGCATTCGTAAAAACGCTATGA